One genomic window of Fervidobacterium thailandense includes the following:
- a CDS encoding extracellular solute-binding protein has product MSRRLFVVSLVFLGITILIVLSACGKGKSTLRIYNWADYIPQEVIEKFEKEYNCKVIYDAFASNEEMYAKIKSGGSGYDIVFPSGDHVKMMIIAGLLEKLDLSKIPNFKYLDELVLSKTTYDPNHEYSVPYLMGTTGIIVNKKYVKDFERSWSIFERKDLAGKMTLLDDMREVFGAALKYLGYSVNTTNPEEIQRAKEQILKWKENIAKFDATNYAQGVVNGEFWVVHGYPENVFQLIPEEEIENFEFVIPKEGSTLWIDSMVILKDAKNKELAYKFIDFILRPEIAAEIADFLYMPSPNKEAGKYRKIKPLYEISDLENCEIIDYLGDKIDLYNKAWEEIIK; this is encoded by the coding sequence ATGTCGAGAAGACTCTTTGTAGTGTCCTTAGTCTTTCTGGGTATCACCATTCTAATCGTGTTGTCCGCTTGTGGAAAAGGAAAGAGCACTCTCAGAATTTACAACTGGGCTGATTATATCCCGCAAGAGGTTATCGAGAAGTTCGAGAAAGAATACAACTGTAAAGTAATATACGATGCCTTTGCGTCGAATGAAGAAATGTACGCAAAAATCAAGAGTGGTGGCTCGGGTTACGATATTGTCTTCCCGTCAGGTGACCACGTCAAGATGATGATAATAGCGGGATTGTTGGAGAAACTAGATCTCAGTAAAATACCGAACTTCAAGTACCTGGACGAACTTGTGCTTTCAAAGACCACCTACGATCCGAACCACGAATACTCCGTACCGTACCTGATGGGGACAACGGGAATTATCGTGAACAAGAAGTACGTCAAAGACTTTGAAAGATCTTGGAGTATTTTTGAACGAAAGGATTTGGCCGGTAAGATGACACTTCTTGACGACATGAGGGAGGTCTTCGGTGCCGCTTTAAAATACCTTGGATATTCGGTCAACACAACTAATCCCGAGGAGATCCAAAGGGCAAAAGAGCAGATTTTAAAGTGGAAAGAAAACATTGCTAAATTCGACGCGACAAATTACGCCCAAGGTGTTGTGAACGGAGAGTTCTGGGTTGTCCACGGCTATCCGGAAAATGTGTTCCAACTTATCCCAGAGGAAGAGATTGAAAACTTCGAGTTTGTAATTCCAAAGGAAGGAAGCACTCTTTGGATAGATAGCATGGTAATCCTCAAGGATGCGAAGAACAAGGAACTTGCCTATAAATTCATCGACTTCATCTTACGACCGGAGATAGCGGCCGAAATTGCCGATTTCTTGTACATGCCATCGCCAAACAAAGAGGCTGGGAAGTACAGAAAGATCAAGCCACTGTACGAGATCTCTGATTTGGAGAACTGCGAGATCATCGATTACTTGGGAGATAAGATCGACCTGTACAACAAGGCATGGGAGGAAATAATAAAATAA
- a CDS encoding 6-phosphofructokinase, translating into MRALYAQSGGVTSVINASAYGVIDEARKNGLEIWVGINGVTGILKERFLDATELDIEFLKHTPAGAFGSCRKKMKNEADIQKLFDIFQKYNIRYFFYNGGNDSMDTAWRVQVEAQKRGYELKVVGVPKTIDNDLPHTDHCPGYGSAAKYIAIAMMEAALDLRSMWVDSTQVFVMEIMGRHAGWLAAAAGLGWLNGIGADIILLPEKPFDKDEFIAAVDRVVTKKGYCTIAVAEGLKYPDGFFVSDMGYTDSFGNRQLGGVGFTIAGMIRSELGLKIHVAIPDYLQRSGRHIASATDVEEAEMCGRMAVRYALEDNYGVMVTMERVSDSPYQIRYSSVPLNLVADQTKMLPKDYFDGYEITEKFIRYALPLIQGEPYPPYRNGLPDYRMFDIG; encoded by the coding sequence ATGCGCGCACTTTACGCTCAATCTGGAGGTGTTACCAGTGTCATTAACGCAAGTGCGTATGGTGTTATCGATGAAGCTCGCAAGAACGGTTTGGAGATATGGGTTGGAATAAACGGAGTGACCGGTATACTGAAGGAACGGTTCCTAGATGCCACAGAACTTGACATCGAGTTCTTGAAACACACCCCAGCCGGTGCTTTCGGTTCTTGTCGAAAAAAGATGAAGAACGAGGCTGATATACAGAAACTCTTCGACATATTCCAGAAATACAATATCAGGTACTTCTTCTACAACGGTGGTAACGATTCGATGGATACAGCGTGGAGGGTGCAGGTGGAAGCACAAAAGCGTGGTTACGAGCTTAAAGTTGTCGGTGTTCCCAAGACGATAGACAATGACTTGCCACACACGGACCACTGTCCAGGTTATGGTAGTGCCGCCAAGTATATCGCCATTGCCATGATGGAGGCGGCACTCGATTTGAGAAGCATGTGGGTGGATTCCACTCAAGTGTTCGTTATGGAAATTATGGGAAGGCATGCTGGATGGCTTGCCGCAGCTGCGGGATTGGGATGGTTAAACGGTATAGGTGCGGACATCATTCTTTTACCGGAAAAACCGTTCGATAAAGATGAGTTTATTGCCGCCGTCGACAGAGTCGTCACAAAAAAGGGATACTGTACAATCGCTGTCGCGGAAGGTTTAAAGTACCCGGACGGATTCTTCGTCTCGGATATGGGATATACCGACAGCTTTGGTAACCGACAGCTCGGTGGTGTGGGATTCACAATTGCTGGCATGATCCGCTCGGAACTGGGTTTGAAGATTCACGTAGCTATTCCCGATTATCTGCAGAGAAGTGGTAGACACATCGCAAGTGCGACCGACGTCGAAGAAGCGGAAATGTGTGGACGAATGGCTGTCAGATATGCACTGGAGGATAATTACGGTGTAATGGTGACGATGGAGCGTGTTTCGGATTCGCCGTACCAGATAAGGTACTCATCCGTACCACTTAACCTTGTAGCGGACCAGACAAAGATGCTACCAAAAGATTACTTTGACGGTTACGAAATCACGGAGAAATTCATCAGATACGCACTCCCGCTCATTCAGGGCGAACCCTATCCACCTTACAGAAACGGTTTGCCAGACTATAGAATGTTCGACATCGGCTGA
- the aglB gene encoding cyclomaltodextrinase, whose product MHPSYPTPTWVYESVIYQIFPDRFAIGKGKTVHDKAQLYTSRGGNIVEWNVLPKAKPHAAHVNDFYGGDLWGIVEKIPYLQDLGINVVYTTPIFLSPSNHKYDTVDYLTVDPQFGGNQAFKRYISDMKKNGFKLILDGVFNHLSKDHPWFKKALKGDKKHAAKFTFYEDGYRSWNNFSHMPEWNWEEIEVREYLLGVVEHYLRLGIDGWRLDVGFDLGYVNNALIASKVKSVSLEKYVVTETWNFPAGWEIVDGIMNYHFRETVLGYLKGERINIAQALQSAFDRTKNIYGCWNILDSHDTPRLATVLPDKELRKLAIVLQFTYPGVPMIYYGTEIGMEGGPDPENRAPMIWDEQRWDNELRDFYKKLISLRRKEIALKVGTFEVLNDEPLVFFRRAPHVLDSIVVAVNKGEHTKVSLSVPDGRLLAGTPFVDLFTGEEFWIVGGVLRIDIPKKGFRILRVTNKVKKGYDQYKRIY is encoded by the coding sequence ATGCACCCATCGTATCCAACGCCGACTTGGGTTTACGAATCGGTCATTTATCAAATCTTTCCCGATCGGTTTGCCATCGGGAAAGGAAAGACTGTACACGACAAGGCTCAACTTTACACCTCACGCGGAGGAAACATCGTTGAGTGGAATGTGTTACCAAAAGCAAAGCCTCATGCTGCTCATGTAAACGATTTTTATGGTGGAGATCTCTGGGGGATCGTTGAAAAGATACCTTACCTGCAAGACTTGGGTATCAACGTCGTGTACACCACACCGATATTTTTGTCCCCGTCGAATCACAAGTACGACACCGTTGATTACCTCACGGTGGATCCTCAGTTTGGTGGTAACCAGGCTTTTAAACGTTACATTAGCGACATGAAGAAGAACGGATTTAAGCTCATTCTCGACGGTGTATTCAACCACCTCAGCAAAGATCACCCCTGGTTCAAGAAAGCCCTCAAAGGTGATAAAAAACACGCTGCCAAATTCACCTTCTACGAAGATGGTTACCGTTCTTGGAACAATTTTTCACACATGCCAGAGTGGAACTGGGAAGAAATAGAGGTTCGCGAATATTTACTCGGAGTTGTTGAACATTACCTTAGACTGGGAATAGATGGCTGGAGGCTCGATGTCGGTTTTGACCTCGGATACGTTAACAATGCTCTGATAGCTTCAAAGGTTAAATCGGTATCTTTGGAGAAGTACGTTGTTACGGAGACATGGAACTTCCCTGCTGGGTGGGAGATTGTCGATGGTATAATGAATTACCACTTCAGGGAAACCGTCCTGGGGTACTTAAAAGGTGAACGGATAAACATCGCTCAGGCCTTGCAGAGCGCGTTCGATAGAACTAAGAACATTTACGGCTGCTGGAACATCCTCGACAGCCACGACACGCCGCGCCTGGCCACCGTTTTACCAGACAAAGAACTGCGTAAGCTTGCCATCGTACTCCAATTCACGTACCCCGGCGTTCCGATGATTTATTACGGTACGGAAATCGGAATGGAAGGTGGGCCGGATCCGGAAAACCGTGCACCAATGATTTGGGATGAGCAACGTTGGGACAACGAACTAAGGGACTTTTACAAAAAGCTTATCTCATTGCGACGAAAAGAAATTGCACTGAAAGTGGGAACTTTTGAAGTTTTAAACGATGAACCACTTGTGTTTTTCAGAAGGGCACCTCACGTGCTTGATTCGATCGTTGTAGCGGTTAACAAAGGTGAACACACGAAGGTCAGTCTTTCCGTTCCGGACGGAAGGTTACTTGCGGGAACGCCGTTTGTGGATCTGTTTACCGGAGAGGAATTTTGGATCGTAGGTGGTGTGCTCAGGATTGACATCCCAAAGAAGGGTTTCAGGATTCTCAGAGTTACAAACAAGGTCAAGAAGGGCTATGATCAGTACAAGAGAATTTACTAA
- a CDS encoding class I SAM-dependent DNA methyltransferase: MRLNRSYEYYDRIAPIYDSMYKDDYWKSAHEQIKRTVLKYVPSLDGLEVVDIGAGTGTWGLWFAQLGACVTLVEPARNMLEIAKRKFESNNLTQKVRRFICSKIEDLENYQQYDIALLLGDVLSYVEVPDLVLRKVAKLLKNRGFVFGTVDNYFSYLKDVIIYGTLNDFKRLQDVGRLPIGSEYGVFEAKGFTEEELRALLKLSGFYVVEITSLAVFMDTELNLKFGTYFNREAEHLLYVAVKK, translated from the coding sequence GTGAGACTTAACCGCTCATACGAGTACTACGATCGCATTGCGCCAATCTACGATTCGATGTACAAAGACGATTATTGGAAAAGTGCCCACGAGCAGATAAAAAGAACCGTCCTCAAGTATGTCCCGAGTTTGGACGGGCTAGAGGTTGTAGATATCGGAGCTGGTACGGGAACTTGGGGGCTCTGGTTTGCACAATTGGGAGCGTGCGTGACACTTGTGGAGCCGGCACGGAACATGCTCGAAATTGCTAAACGTAAATTCGAGAGTAACAACCTTACTCAAAAAGTACGTAGATTCATCTGCAGCAAAATCGAAGATCTGGAAAACTATCAACAATACGATATAGCTCTATTACTCGGAGATGTTCTTAGCTACGTTGAAGTTCCGGACTTGGTTCTTCGGAAGGTTGCAAAGCTACTTAAGAATCGTGGATTTGTATTTGGTACGGTTGATAACTACTTTTCGTATCTGAAAGATGTAATAATTTACGGAACGCTGAATGATTTCAAAAGACTCCAGGATGTGGGAAGACTTCCTATAGGCTCTGAGTACGGAGTTTTTGAAGCCAAGGGTTTTACTGAGGAGGAGCTGAGGGCACTTCTCAAGCTGTCTGGATTCTACGTTGTTGAAATCACGAGTTTAGCTGTTTTTATGGACACAGAGCTCAATCTAAAGTTTGGAACATACTTTAATCGGGAAGCGGAGCATCTGCTGTACGTAGCTGTGAAGAAGTAA
- a CDS encoding cyclodeaminase/cyclohydrolase family protein — MDIRKMTVEEFCNRVKEKTPVPGGGAVGAVVASLGAALNSMVANLTLGKKKYEEYEGLMQEVIENMELMLERCLKLASADVDAFNAVMEAYKLPKEDPTREEKLQNALKKAIEVPFELVECARDILKYSEIVAKWGNKNAISDAFSAAELARAACKIGEYNVMINLKSLTDEEYSKRILDELYEVIGEAKVYYERIQEMVKENGFTKI; from the coding sequence ATGGATATCAGAAAGATGACTGTGGAGGAATTTTGCAATAGGGTAAAAGAAAAGACTCCTGTGCCCGGTGGAGGTGCGGTTGGCGCTGTTGTTGCGAGTTTGGGAGCCGCATTGAACTCCATGGTTGCAAATCTCACACTTGGGAAAAAGAAGTACGAAGAATACGAAGGATTGATGCAGGAAGTAATTGAGAACATGGAACTTATGCTCGAAAGATGTTTAAAGCTCGCTTCGGCCGATGTTGACGCCTTCAACGCCGTAATGGAGGCTTACAAACTTCCCAAAGAGGATCCGACGCGTGAAGAAAAACTGCAGAATGCGTTGAAAAAAGCTATCGAAGTACCTTTCGAGCTCGTTGAATGTGCCAGGGACATTCTTAAGTACAGTGAGATTGTGGCAAAATGGGGTAACAAGAACGCGATTTCCGATGCTTTCAGTGCAGCGGAACTTGCACGAGCTGCATGCAAAATCGGAGAGTACAATGTCATGATTAACCTTAAGTCACTAACTGATGAGGAGTACTCAAAGAGGATCCTCGACGAGTTGTACGAAGTCATAGGGGAAGCGAAAGTTTACTACGAGAGGATACAGGAGATGGTAAAGGAAAATGGGTTCACTAAGATTTGA
- the tgt gene encoding tRNA guanosine(34) transglycosylase Tgt produces MGSLRFEVLTTDGSARRGRIHLPHGVVETPTFMPVGTNANVKLVTPDILKENNVQIILSNAFHLYLKPGLDVIREFGGLHNFMNWDRPILTDSGGFQVFSLKKGQKITDDGVWIVSPIDGSKHYITPELSMEIQATLGSDIVMAFDYCADPKDGYDEAKRAVKLTTKWARRSLEHLRRISHQAIFGIIQGAVYEDLRELSLQEITEMDFDGFAIGGLSVGEPREVTVKMVEFVAPKMPAEKPRYFMGGGSPDLLVDLVASGVDMFDSVFPTRVARHGLAVTWNGKFNIRAARYKYDKRPIDEHCNCYTCRNFSRGYIRHLFDREEVLGQILLTIHDIHFMMEFGQRMRESIEKGQFQKFREGIKDAYAKPFID; encoded by the coding sequence ATGGGTTCACTAAGATTTGAAGTACTCACAACTGATGGGAGCGCTCGTCGTGGAAGGATACACCTACCTCACGGGGTCGTCGAGACTCCTACGTTTATGCCCGTTGGAACGAACGCGAACGTTAAGCTTGTGACTCCGGACATCCTGAAGGAGAATAACGTTCAAATAATCCTATCGAACGCGTTTCACCTTTACTTAAAACCTGGACTCGACGTTATCCGTGAATTTGGCGGTCTTCACAACTTCATGAACTGGGACCGCCCCATTCTTACAGACAGTGGTGGGTTCCAGGTATTCAGTCTCAAGAAGGGACAAAAAATTACCGACGACGGTGTTTGGATCGTCTCTCCGATCGATGGTTCAAAGCATTACATCACTCCGGAACTTTCCATGGAGATACAGGCCACACTGGGCTCCGATATTGTCATGGCTTTTGACTACTGCGCCGATCCCAAAGATGGTTACGATGAAGCCAAGAGAGCGGTAAAACTAACGACCAAATGGGCTCGGAGGAGTTTGGAACATTTGAGAAGAATATCTCATCAGGCCATCTTTGGAATCATCCAAGGCGCGGTGTACGAGGACCTCCGAGAACTCAGTCTTCAAGAGATTACCGAGATGGACTTCGACGGTTTCGCGATAGGTGGTTTGAGTGTTGGAGAGCCACGTGAGGTTACTGTGAAGATGGTTGAATTCGTTGCCCCGAAGATGCCTGCGGAAAAGCCGAGGTACTTTATGGGAGGAGGGTCTCCCGATCTTCTTGTGGACCTCGTGGCAAGTGGTGTGGACATGTTCGACAGCGTGTTTCCAACCAGGGTGGCGCGACACGGATTGGCGGTCACTTGGAATGGAAAGTTCAATATCAGGGCAGCAAGGTACAAGTACGACAAAAGGCCGATTGACGAGCATTGTAACTGTTACACGTGCAGGAACTTCTCGCGTGGTTACATTCGGCACCTCTTCGATCGCGAAGAGGTTCTTGGACAAATCCTTTTAACTATCCACGATATCCATTTCATGATGGAGTTTGGGCAGAGGATGAGGGAGAGTATCGAAAAAGGTCAATTCCAGAAGTTCAGGGAGGGGATAAAGGATGCGTATGCGAAACCTTTTATCGATTAG
- the pyrR gene encoding bifunctional pyr operon transcriptional regulator/uracil phosphoribosyltransferase PyrR, with amino-acid sequence MAGDVVKILGEDDIRRSLMRIAHEILERNKGARDIVLLGIITRGYYLAKRIGNNIKVIENVDVPVGALDVAPFRDDEKRTDKSEDRSLINFDVANKIVVLVDDVLFTGRTVRAAMDAIISRGRPRSIQLAVLVDRGHREFPIRPDFVGKNIPSSKEKELIKVKLKEVDGEDGVFILKM; translated from the coding sequence ATGGCGGGAGATGTTGTAAAAATACTTGGAGAAGACGACATCCGCCGTTCATTGATGAGGATTGCCCACGAAATCCTCGAGCGCAACAAAGGCGCTCGAGATATTGTACTTCTTGGCATAATAACACGCGGTTACTACCTTGCAAAGCGCATCGGGAACAACATTAAAGTTATTGAGAATGTGGATGTTCCAGTCGGTGCCCTCGATGTTGCCCCGTTCAGGGACGACGAGAAACGAACGGACAAATCTGAAGACAGGAGCCTGATAAACTTCGACGTGGCGAACAAGATTGTGGTACTCGTTGACGACGTGCTCTTTACCGGTCGTACTGTTAGAGCCGCCATGGACGCTATAATTTCACGGGGAAGGCCAAGAAGTATCCAGTTGGCGGTACTTGTCGACAGAGGACACCGGGAGTTTCCAATACGCCCCGATTTTGTTGGTAAGAATATCCCTAGTTCGAAGGAGAAGGAACTGATCAAGGTTAAACTCAAGGAAGTCGACGGTGAAGACGGTGTGTTTATTCTGAAAATGTGA
- a CDS encoding TIGR00266 family protein, whose product MKYEVQYKGSYAILRIMLPLGAEVLAEPGAMVYMRGPVEIQTSTGGIWKALKRTFLGGESFFMNKYLSKGDAEIGVAPELPGDVEVVQVSGTLYVQSTSYLASDTSLDLDVSFGGFKSFFAGEGIFLLKLQGYGDVAVSSFGAIKMLQLEPGETITIDTGHVVAFDGSVTWNVRTFGGLKSTLFGGEGLVCEFRGPGRVYIQTRNYPAFVEWIKSLIPRDTGSR is encoded by the coding sequence ATGAAGTACGAGGTTCAGTACAAGGGTAGTTACGCCATCCTACGGATAATGCTTCCACTTGGAGCGGAAGTCTTGGCCGAACCCGGAGCCATGGTGTACATGAGGGGACCTGTAGAGATACAGACATCTACCGGCGGTATTTGGAAGGCGTTGAAGAGAACATTTCTTGGCGGTGAATCGTTCTTTATGAACAAGTACCTATCAAAAGGTGATGCTGAAATCGGTGTTGCTCCAGAACTTCCGGGTGATGTCGAGGTGGTTCAGGTCTCCGGTACGTTGTACGTTCAATCTACCTCTTATCTTGCGAGTGACACCTCACTTGACCTCGACGTTTCGTTCGGTGGATTCAAATCCTTCTTCGCTGGAGAGGGAATTTTTCTTCTCAAACTCCAGGGATACGGAGACGTTGCCGTTTCATCCTTTGGTGCGATTAAGATGCTCCAGTTGGAGCCAGGAGAAACGATAACCATCGACACCGGACACGTGGTTGCATTCGATGGGAGTGTCACGTGGAACGTTAGAACATTTGGTGGATTAAAATCGACGCTCTTTGGTGGAGAAGGTTTGGTTTGCGAATTTCGCGGCCCTGGACGTGTTTACATCCAGACCAGGAATTATCCCGCGTTTGTTGAGTGGATAAAGTCGCTGATTCCGAGGGACACCGGTAGCCGCTAA
- the glmM gene encoding phosphoglucosamine mutase, which translates to MSLFGTDGIRGVVNEELTPEIAFKLGNVVARYVDKRVFIAKDTRASGDMFEAALIAGTTAAGATVYRCGVLPTPALAILTKLEDAVGIMISASHNPPEFNGLKVISRGYKLPDDVEEMLEKRMKEDVYHAPYNEVGCVIDYKLAFEEYVNYVLQQFQDLDLAGLKVLVDPGNGAALETTAYVLTKLGAKVEVINNTPDGYNINVNCGSTNPEVAMAKMTSHHLAILHDGDADRCILIDEHKRVVNGDRILGICGKFMKAEGRLKNDVVVGTVLTNKGLEVFLKQNGIRLERTKVGDRYVLERMMQIGGVLGGEGSGHVIFLDRSTTGDGLITALETVRVMVKTGKSLGELADEVPEYPQIMLNVQTRYKLLVEHEEVKELVEKFKRDDVDIVVRPSGTEPLIRVFVQGPDEQYISTVAYEIAGAIEKLSKSYEDSSKKGE; encoded by the coding sequence ATGTCGCTCTTTGGTACCGACGGGATCCGGGGTGTTGTCAACGAGGAATTAACACCTGAAATAGCGTTTAAACTCGGTAACGTCGTCGCAAGGTACGTGGACAAGAGGGTGTTTATTGCCAAAGACACGAGGGCGAGTGGTGACATGTTTGAGGCGGCACTGATAGCGGGGACCACCGCCGCGGGTGCAACCGTTTACAGATGTGGTGTCTTACCAACCCCTGCGTTGGCTATCCTAACGAAGCTTGAGGATGCCGTTGGTATAATGATCTCAGCTTCCCACAATCCTCCGGAATTCAACGGTTTGAAGGTCATATCCCGGGGTTATAAACTGCCAGACGACGTTGAAGAAATGCTTGAGAAAAGGATGAAGGAGGATGTATACCACGCACCGTACAATGAAGTCGGTTGCGTGATCGACTACAAATTGGCCTTTGAGGAGTACGTAAACTACGTGCTCCAGCAGTTCCAGGACTTGGATCTGGCTGGTCTGAAGGTCTTAGTTGATCCTGGAAACGGGGCTGCTTTGGAAACGACTGCTTACGTGCTCACCAAACTCGGAGCGAAAGTGGAAGTAATCAACAACACGCCAGATGGGTATAACATCAACGTTAACTGTGGCTCCACTAATCCTGAAGTTGCGATGGCAAAGATGACAAGTCATCATCTTGCAATACTCCACGACGGAGATGCCGACAGGTGCATTCTGATCGATGAACATAAGCGAGTTGTTAACGGTGACAGAATTTTGGGTATCTGCGGAAAGTTCATGAAAGCTGAGGGACGGTTGAAAAACGACGTGGTGGTTGGGACGGTTCTAACCAATAAGGGGCTTGAAGTGTTTTTGAAGCAAAACGGGATCAGACTCGAACGTACGAAGGTCGGTGACCGTTACGTTCTCGAGCGGATGATGCAAATCGGTGGTGTTCTCGGCGGTGAAGGAAGCGGGCACGTGATATTCCTGGATCGTTCAACAACGGGTGACGGTCTTATAACGGCCCTCGAGACTGTCCGCGTGATGGTGAAAACTGGTAAGAGCTTGGGAGAGCTCGCGGACGAAGTACCCGAGTATCCTCAGATAATGTTGAACGTCCAAACGAGGTACAAACTCCTTGTGGAACATGAGGAAGTTAAGGAACTCGTTGAGAAGTTCAAAAGAGATGACGTGGACATCGTGGTGAGACCTTCAGGTACCGAACCGCTCATAAGGGTATTTGTTCAGGGACCGGATGAGCAGTACATTTCCACCGTCGCGTACGAAATAGCTGGTGCAATAGAGAAGCTATCGAAAAGTTACGAGGATAGTTCCAAGAAGGGAGAGTAA
- a CDS encoding metal-sulfur cluster assembly factor produces MTKEELKTAVWNKLKEVIDWEIGLDVVTLGLVYDIQVDDQNNVKVLMTMTTPMCPLAGSILADAEMKIRSINGVGNVEVELTFDPPWTPDRIDPIIRKQLGI; encoded by the coding sequence ATGACGAAGGAAGAATTGAAGACGGCTGTTTGGAACAAACTCAAAGAGGTTATCGACTGGGAGATAGGACTTGACGTTGTCACACTGGGCTTGGTATACGATATTCAAGTGGATGATCAAAACAACGTCAAGGTTTTGATGACAATGACAACGCCGATGTGCCCGCTGGCCGGGAGTATACTGGCCGATGCGGAGATGAAAATTCGCTCGATAAATGGTGTGGGCAACGTTGAAGTGGAACTGACCTTTGATCCACCATGGACTCCGGATAGGATAGACCCCATCATACGCAAGCAGCTCGGAATCTAA
- a CDS encoding HemK/PrmC family methyltransferase gives MKLYDLISQYKACGLSEREIILIASHLTGKSKEYLIAHPETECPDEVLGLLDLRLEGYPLQYILGSVEFYGRTFKVEEGVLIPRWETEGLVEIAVDIIKRKQIKLVADIGVGSGVIAVTLALETGVTVLGTDVERKPLEVTLKNAKTYGVEDKIELRLGKFLEPFKERYAEIQLIVSNPPYVKCGTPLQKELLYEPECALFGGVDGLDFYREFFRRYDVTGKIVLMEIGEDQGEELKRMTGGTVLKDLAGKDRYLLVERLS, from the coding sequence TTGAAACTCTACGATCTCATTTCGCAATACAAAGCATGTGGCCTGAGCGAGCGGGAGATAATCCTGATCGCGAGTCACTTAACTGGGAAGTCAAAGGAATACTTGATAGCCCATCCGGAAACGGAGTGCCCAGACGAGGTTTTGGGTTTACTCGATTTGAGGCTTGAAGGTTATCCGTTACAGTATATACTCGGCAGTGTGGAATTCTACGGGAGGACGTTCAAAGTTGAGGAAGGTGTGCTAATCCCCCGTTGGGAAACGGAAGGACTTGTGGAAATTGCGGTAGACATCATCAAACGCAAGCAGATTAAGCTTGTGGCGGATATTGGTGTTGGCAGTGGTGTCATCGCCGTAACGCTTGCACTCGAAACTGGTGTCACGGTTTTGGGAACGGATGTGGAGAGAAAGCCTCTTGAAGTAACGCTCAAAAACGCCAAGACCTACGGTGTTGAGGATAAGATAGAGTTGCGGCTTGGCAAATTCTTGGAACCTTTCAAGGAACGGTACGCAGAGATTCAGCTGATCGTCTCAAATCCACCGTACGTAAAGTGCGGAACTCCACTTCAAAAAGAGTTACTCTACGAGCCGGAGTGTGCACTCTTTGGCGGAGTTGATGGTCTTGATTTTTACCGCGAGTTCTTCCGAAGGTACGACGTGACCGGGAAGATTGTGCTCATGGAAATAGGTGAGGACCAAGGTGAGGAACTGAAGAGAATGACCGGTGGCACAGTGTTAAAGGATCTTGCTGGGAAAGACAGGTATCTGCTTGTGGAAAGACTGAGTTAA
- the rplI gene encoding 50S ribosomal protein L9 — translation MKVVLVQDVPKLGRKGEVINVSDGYARNFLIPRGLAKEATEEVLKKLQEEKELERKRLEEQRKESEQLLSELQRHVFKIHAKAGESGKLFGSLTANNIAEEISKVTGKQVDKKWIVLDNPIKSTGLYDVAVKLPGGVSGKIKVEVLPSEK, via the coding sequence ATGAAAGTTGTTCTCGTGCAAGATGTTCCAAAACTTGGTCGGAAGGGAGAAGTTATAAACGTTTCCGATGGTTACGCGCGGAACTTTCTCATACCACGTGGTCTTGCCAAAGAGGCCACAGAAGAGGTACTGAAAAAACTCCAGGAGGAAAAGGAGCTCGAACGTAAACGGTTGGAAGAGCAGCGAAAGGAGAGCGAGCAGTTACTCTCCGAACTTCAAAGACACGTCTTCAAAATACACGCGAAAGCCGGTGAAAGTGGGAAGCTCTTCGGTTCTCTTACGGCAAACAACATCGCCGAAGAAATATCGAAAGTTACCGGTAAACAGGTTGACAAAAAGTGGATTGTGCTCGACAATCCTATAAAATCTACGGGTTTGTACGATGTTGCCGTTAAACTTCCCGGTGGTGTTTCCGGTAAGATAAAAGTTGAGGTTTTGCCATCTGAGAAATGA